The sequence below is a genomic window from Dethiosulfovibrio faecalis.
TGGCTCGAAGAGATAACGATGGAGGTCACAGGGATCTCTGACCGGCTTCCCCTGACGGCATCGTAGAGGTTCAGCTCTCCCGCTGTGGAGACATTGCCGGTCAGGGCGTAATTGGACCTGGCGTTAGCCAATATCCTGGCCTTTATATCCCCAGCGGAAAGACCTCCGTCGTAAGCAGCCAGAAGCGCGGCGGCGCCGGCCACGTGAGGGGTCGCCATGGAGGTTCCATTATAGGAAACATAGCTATCGTTGGACACGGTGCTTATTATGGAGACCCCGGGAGCCGCGATATGAACGTAGTTGGGACTGTGGTTGGAGAAACCGGGCATTCCACCGCTCTCGTTGATGGCCCCCACGGTGATCATGTTATCGAACTGGAAGCAGGCGGGATAAGGTCTCTGACCGGTGAGATCGACCCATACATCGTTACCGAACTCGTCCTCATCCCAATAGCCGGTGGGAGAGTCTATGTCCTGCCCCTCATTCCCGGCTGCCACGACCAGGACTATGCCTGCATCCGAAACAGCCTTGTACGCCAGAGCGTAAGGATCCGATTCCGGATTGTATATGGGATAACCCCAGCCACCCAGGGACATGTTGGCCGCCCTTATGTTCAACCCTCTGTGCTTCTGGGCAACCACGTAGTTAAGACCCGCCACTATCTGATCGCCGGTTCCCGAACCCTTATCGTTCAGCACGCGAACCGCCAGAAGACCTACGTTCCAGTTGACCCCGACGACCCCGATATCGTTGCTTCCGACCGCTCCGATCGTACCCGCTACATGGGTTCCATGACCGTTGCCATCGTCGGGCACATAATCGTCGTCAACCGAATCATACCCCCACCGACCGTCCAGGTCTCTGACCAGGTTTCCGACCAGATCGCTGTGATCCAGGTCCACGCCGGAATCGATGACGGCGACGCACACTCCGTCGCTGCCGGTGGACAGATCCCAGGCGGCGGGAGCCCCTATTCGGGCCATTCCCCACATATCGCCTCTGACGTAGTAGGGGTCCGAGGGGTTCTTGTCGGAGATCTTGAATATATAGTTAGGACACGCCCCGATCACCTGAGGAAGCCCCTGAAGCTCCGCGATGAGTTCCTCGGTGGTCTTTCCCTTCGTCTTTACGTGGATCACGTTTTTCCCCGACTCGGCCGCTATAGAGGAAAAAACCTTTGTCGACTCGGCCCCCACCGAGGCTCCCAGGGCCTCGGCCTGAGAGGATAGTTTAGCCCTAAAAGCGGACGAATCCGAGTTGGAAATCCCGACGGGACCGTTCAGCACGACCAAGGCCTCTCCTTCGACGTAGGTCCCGCCGGGGAGATCTGCACTGGCGAGAGAGGAGAAGCCGATGGAAAGAGAGAGCGCAAAGAGCAAAGCAAAGAGTTTGTTTCTGAACAAAACGAACACCGACCTTTCGAATCAGATGCCTTTTTTGGACGTCCCCACGGGAGTCGATATCATTTTCTGCACCTCGTTAGGAGAGACCGCCTCGATGAAAGGGTCGGATCTCATGTTCTCCAACAGCTCCGCCTCGAACTTTCCGTCAACGGCAGCCCTATCGCTGATCACGAAGAACATTCCCTTTCCGCTGGAACGGGAAATGGCGCTGAAACTGTTTTTTACCTCCACACCATATCTCAAGGCCAGATACTCGGCCTGAAAATCCAACATGACCGAAACGGCCACGTCCCTGTCGTTTCCCTCAAACTCCATAACGGCATCTCTGGCCCTGAACAGCACCATGTACTCCCCCGGGATCACCTCGGAGGCGAAAGCCGAACCCACGGCCAGAAAGATCAGACAGATAGCGCAGACAAATCCCCTCAAGTCGGATTCCTCCTTTTTTAAATCAGTCTTTTGTGACGACCACGAAAAACGGCAGATAGTCGGAATCGGAACAGCAACGAACCCTCTCCTTTCAAAGAACGACTTTTTATAATCATACATCAAAACTTATCTTAAAAGGAACACCTATTTACAGTCTTTTCCTGCGACAGTCTATCCGACGATCCCGGCCGCGGCGTCGACGTATCGCAACACCACCGCCGCAGCCAAGGTTCCTCGAGCCATAACCCGCTCCGCCAAGCCACCGGTCTTGAAAACCTGCAGAAAAAGTC
It includes:
- a CDS encoding S8 family serine peptidase, encoding MFRNKLFALLFALSLSIGFSSLASADLPGGTYVEGEALVVLNGPVGISNSDSSAFRAKLSSQAEALGASVGAESTKVFSSIAAESGKNVIHVKTKGKTTEELIAELQGLPQVIGACPNYIFKISDKNPSDPYYVRGDMWGMARIGAPAAWDLSTGSDGVCVAVIDSGVDLDHSDLVGNLVRDLDGRWGYDSVDDDYVPDDGNGHGTHVAGTIGAVGSNDIGVVGVNWNVGLLAVRVLNDKGSGTGDQIVAGLNYVVAQKHRGLNIRAANMSLGGWGYPIYNPESDPYALAYKAVSDAGIVLVVAAGNEGQDIDSPTGYWDEDEFGNDVWVDLTGQRPYPACFQFDNMITVGAINESGGMPGFSNHSPNYVHIAAPGVSIISTVSNDSYVSYNGTSMATPHVAGAAALLAAYDGGLSAGDIKARILANARSNYALTGNVSTAGELNLYDAVRGSRSEIPVTSIVISSSQKELDLDAGDSVTLEVTVSPSNATNKVISWSSSNSKVATVSGNGVVTGVSSGTATIYAKSSDGSSVQDRATVSVTGWSPLGGGGGGCAVGFVPAAAMLVLPLMLFKFRR